Proteins encoded within one genomic window of uncultured Draconibacterium sp.:
- a CDS encoding DUF4197 domain-containing protein: MKIIRMLTLAVAIVLSGCAEVMQIAQQTLEGETPLTQSEIIAGLKEALVTGTNNSVSILGAQDGYYKDNLVKILLPPEADIIVDNISKVPGGQKLLDDVLLQINRAAEDAAKEAAPIFVNSIKSMTFNDAMGILKGNDNAATAYLHKTTYSQLFELYRPKIRASIEKELVGGVSTKESWDTLVGKWNQVAGSFIGQTAGLEEVDTQLEDYLTAKALDGVFLKIAGEEKLIREDPEARVTSLLKKVFGSVDS, encoded by the coding sequence ATGAAGATAATTAGAATGTTAACGCTGGCAGTAGCAATTGTGCTATCGGGCTGCGCCGAAGTAATGCAAATTGCCCAGCAAACCCTTGAAGGTGAGACTCCCTTAACGCAGTCTGAAATTATTGCAGGATTAAAAGAGGCCCTTGTTACCGGCACCAACAACTCCGTAAGTATTTTAGGTGCACAAGACGGCTATTACAAAGACAACCTGGTAAAAATTTTACTTCCACCCGAAGCAGATATTATTGTTGATAATATTAGCAAAGTACCGGGCGGACAAAAACTGCTAGACGATGTTCTACTCCAAATAAACCGTGCAGCCGAAGATGCCGCAAAAGAAGCCGCGCCAATTTTTGTGAATAGCATAAAAAGCATGACATTCAACGATGCCATGGGAATTTTAAAAGGCAACGACAACGCTGCAACGGCTTATTTACACAAAACGACCTACAGTCAGCTTTTCGAGCTTTATCGTCCAAAAATTAGGGCTTCGATTGAGAAAGAGTTAGTTGGAGGCGTATCAACCAAAGAAAGCTGGGATACACTGGTTGGCAAATGGAACCAGGTTGCGGGCTCATTTATTGGGCAAACAGCGGGTCTGGAAGAAGTTGATACACAACTGGAGGACTATCTGACAGCCAAAGCCCTTGACGGTGTATTCCTGAAAATTGCCGGAGAAGAGAAGCTGATCAGGGAAGATCCGGAGGCACGTGTAACCAGTTTGCTTAAGAAGGTATTTGGCTCGGTTGACAGCTAA
- a CDS encoding YgiQ family radical SAM protein: MTENKLHITDWLPTSKKEVKQMGWEELDVILFTGDAYIDHPSFGAAVIGRVLEAEGLRVAIVPQPNWTDDLRDFKKLGKPNLFFAVTAGNMDSMVNHYTAGKRKRSDDAYTPGGQIGKRPDYATITYSKILKELYPDVPLVLGGIEASLRRLTHYDYWSDCLMPSILADTQADLLFYGMGEKSIVDFARLVKRGIPIETLTTIPQTVFMARADEAYATKKNWDELELASHDTCLQEKKEFARNFMHIEEESNKMEAKKLVQRIGDKKVVVNPPWPTFKEKEIDRIYDLPYTRLPHPRYNNKGAIPAYDMIRHSINIHRGCFGGCTFCTISAHQGKFIASRSEKSVLKEVEKVTEMPDFKGYISDLGGPSANMYKMKGIHEEICRKCKRPSCIFPSVCKNLDINHKPMLDLYEKVRHNPKVKKAFIGSGIRYDMILERTNNEEVNENNKKYLREVIKHHVSGRLKVAPEHSSDEVLRFMRKPSFKLFEELNQEFIKINKEEKLNQQLIPYFISSHPGSKSEDMANLAIQTKDMNFRLEQVQDFTPTPMTLATVVYYSGYHPYTMENIYTARNKNAKEQQRQFFFWYKKEFRNKIIRDLKAKGREDLVKQLFNKKQNNNAK, translated from the coding sequence ATGACAGAAAACAAACTACATATTACAGACTGGCTCCCCACATCGAAGAAGGAAGTGAAACAAATGGGCTGGGAGGAGCTGGATGTAATTTTATTTACCGGCGACGCTTATATTGACCATCCATCGTTTGGAGCAGCCGTTATTGGGCGGGTGCTGGAAGCCGAAGGATTGCGCGTAGCAATTGTTCCGCAACCCAACTGGACCGACGATTTGCGCGATTTTAAAAAACTGGGGAAACCCAACCTGTTTTTTGCTGTAACGGCAGGAAACATGGACTCGATGGTAAACCATTACACGGCCGGAAAACGTAAACGATCTGATGATGCATACACTCCGGGCGGACAAATTGGGAAACGCCCGGATTACGCCACCATTACTTACTCGAAAATATTAAAAGAACTATATCCCGATGTGCCGCTGGTACTCGGTGGAATTGAAGCTTCGTTGCGCCGTTTAACGCATTACGACTATTGGTCGGATTGTTTAATGCCCTCGATTTTAGCCGATACACAAGCCGACCTGTTATTTTACGGCATGGGCGAAAAATCGATTGTTGATTTTGCGCGCCTGGTAAAACGCGGTATTCCTATCGAAACTTTGACCACCATTCCTCAAACCGTTTTTATGGCCAGAGCCGACGAAGCTTACGCCACCAAAAAGAACTGGGACGAGCTGGAGCTGGCATCGCACGATACCTGTTTACAGGAAAAGAAAGAGTTTGCCCGCAATTTTATGCACATCGAGGAGGAATCGAACAAGATGGAGGCCAAAAAACTGGTGCAGCGAATAGGCGATAAAAAAGTGGTAGTAAATCCGCCGTGGCCCACTTTTAAAGAAAAAGAGATCGATCGTATTTACGATTTGCCTTACACACGTTTGCCACATCCGCGCTACAATAATAAAGGTGCCATTCCTGCTTACGATATGATCCGGCATTCCATAAACATTCACCGCGGATGTTTTGGCGGTTGTACCTTTTGCACCATTTCGGCACACCAGGGAAAATTTATTGCCAGCCGATCAGAAAAATCGGTTTTAAAAGAGGTGGAGAAAGTAACCGAAATGCCAGATTTTAAAGGTTACATTTCCGATTTGGGTGGCCCGTCGGCCAACATGTACAAAATGAAAGGTATTCACGAGGAGATCTGCAGAAAATGTAAACGTCCTTCGTGTATCTTCCCGTCGGTTTGTAAAAACCTCGATATCAACCACAAACCAATGCTCGATCTCTATGAAAAAGTTCGGCATAACCCAAAAGTTAAAAAAGCATTTATTGGTAGTGGTATCCGTTACGACATGATCCTGGAGAGAACCAACAACGAAGAGGTTAACGAAAACAACAAAAAATACCTGCGCGAGGTAATCAAACACCATGTTTCAGGAAGGTTAAAAGTGGCTCCGGAACACTCGTCGGACGAAGTGCTGAGATTTATGCGGAAACCGTCGTTTAAACTGTTTGAGGAACTGAATCAGGAATTCATAAAAATAAACAAGGAAGAAAAACTCAATCAGCAACTGATTCCGTATTTTATTTCAAGCCATCCGGGCAGTAAATCGGAAGATATGGCTAATTTGGCTATCCAGACCAAAGACATGAATTTCAGGCTGGAGCAGGTGCAGGATTTTACGCCCACACCAATGACACTGGCAACCGTGGTATATTATTCGGGTTATCATCCATATACGATGGAGAATATTTACACGGCCCGAAATAAAAATGCCAAAGAACAACAACGCCAGTTCTTTTTCTGGTACAAAAAAGAATTTCGTAATAAAATTATACGCGACCTAAAAGCAAAAGGACGCGAAGATCTTGTAAAACAGCTTTTCAATAAAAAACAAAATAACAACGCTAAATGA
- a CDS encoding TIGR01212 family radical SAM protein (This family includes YhcC from E. coli K-12, an uncharacterized radical SAM protein.) has translation MQNVIYSWGHDRRYNDFPTYFRTLFSERVQKVSIDAGFTCPNRDGSKGVGGCTYCNNKTFKPTYCNLENSVTSQVEKGIAFFAKKYKSMRFLAYFQAYTNTYAPIEDLKRLYEEALEHPKVVGLVISTRPDCIYHELLDYLAELSKNVYVMIEVGMESHLDRTLENINRGHSFAEAAWAIEETAKRGINNCAHMILGLPGETRDELLDQAKTISKLPVKNLKLHQLQIHKKTLLEKQFQQHPENFKLYTAYEYIDLVIDYLELLNPEIIVERFISQAPPQMLIAPKWGLKNFEFVAKVEKRLKERDTWQGRLFEK, from the coding sequence ATGCAAAACGTAATATACAGCTGGGGACACGACAGGCGATACAACGATTTTCCAACATATTTCAGAACACTTTTTTCTGAGCGGGTGCAAAAAGTTTCAATTGATGCCGGCTTTACCTGCCCTAACCGCGACGGGAGCAAGGGAGTTGGCGGGTGTACTTATTGTAACAATAAAACGTTTAAACCCACTTATTGCAACCTGGAGAATAGTGTGACCAGCCAGGTAGAAAAAGGCATTGCTTTTTTTGCAAAGAAATACAAGTCGATGCGGTTTTTAGCATATTTTCAGGCGTATACAAATACCTACGCTCCTATTGAGGATTTAAAGCGTTTGTACGAAGAAGCGCTGGAGCATCCGAAAGTTGTTGGCCTGGTTATTTCAACACGTCCCGATTGTATCTATCATGAATTGCTGGATTACCTGGCCGAATTAAGCAAAAATGTTTATGTGATGATTGAGGTGGGGATGGAGTCGCATCTCGATAGAACGTTGGAAAATATAAACCGTGGGCACAGCTTTGCTGAAGCTGCCTGGGCAATTGAAGAAACTGCGAAACGTGGCATCAACAACTGCGCACACATGATTCTTGGTTTACCGGGCGAAACACGTGATGAACTGCTCGATCAGGCAAAAACGATTTCGAAATTGCCGGTGAAAAATTTAAAGCTGCATCAGTTGCAAATTCACAAAAAAACGCTGCTGGAAAAACAGTTCCAACAACATCCTGAAAATTTTAAGCTGTACACTGCCTATGAATACATTGATTTGGTAATCGATTACCTGGAGCTTTTAAACCCTGAAATTATTGTGGAACGTTTTATCAGCCAGGCACCACCCCAAATGCTGATCGCTCCGAAATGGGGATTAAAGAATTTTGAGTTTGTTGCTAAGGTCGAAAAACGATTAAAAGAGCGTGATACGTGGCAGGGGAGGTTGTTTGAAAAATAA